One Sanguibacter sp. HDW7 DNA window includes the following coding sequences:
- a CDS encoding phage minor capsid protein, with translation MPASPDTAARLAYEAVEIVAGAEVAVLRAVARRLREGRDAAGWQTAKLSQLALLRAEVARDLAALDADLARVVNATISRAYSLGQALAVGDLDDLGIAPRLPDAQWAAVTRIAHDVSSTVTGLTPVVLRTVADVYQQAVAAELGSVLLGARTRRQTAQQVLNRLLGDGVGGFRDRAGRAWRLESYVEMAVRTGAGQAMVDGHVQTLVASGQDLVQIIPGPRPCPSCDVWAGAILSLTGAGLDSVGPGGRVPVAGTLDEVRGSGHLFGPNCRCSTGIYVPGVSSTGVQRPDPAGYVAQQEQRALERGIREAKRREALALDDGARVAAGRLVRERQASLRAHLVAHPELKRQRGREQIGRAI, from the coding sequence ATGCCTGCCAGCCCCGACACTGCCGCGCGCCTCGCGTACGAGGCCGTGGAGATCGTCGCGGGCGCCGAGGTCGCCGTCCTGCGCGCCGTCGCGCGGCGTCTGCGCGAGGGGCGGGACGCGGCGGGCTGGCAGACCGCGAAGCTCTCCCAGCTCGCGCTCCTGCGGGCCGAGGTCGCGCGGGATCTGGCGGCGCTCGACGCCGACCTCGCGCGCGTCGTCAACGCGACGATCTCGCGCGCGTACTCGCTCGGGCAGGCGCTCGCCGTCGGCGACCTCGACGACCTCGGGATCGCGCCACGGCTGCCGGACGCGCAGTGGGCGGCCGTCACCAGGATCGCCCACGACGTCTCGAGCACCGTGACCGGGCTGACGCCGGTCGTGCTGCGCACCGTCGCCGACGTCTACCAGCAGGCGGTCGCCGCCGAGCTCGGGTCCGTGCTCCTGGGTGCGCGCACGCGCCGACAGACGGCGCAGCAGGTCCTGAACCGGCTCCTCGGCGACGGCGTCGGCGGCTTCCGGGACCGCGCGGGTCGCGCGTGGCGTCTGGAGTCGTACGTCGAGATGGCCGTGCGCACCGGTGCGGGGCAGGCGATGGTCGACGGGCACGTGCAGACGCTCGTCGCCTCGGGCCAGGACCTCGTGCAGATCATCCCGGGGCCGCGTCCGTGCCCGTCGTGCGATGTGTGGGCTGGTGCGATCCTGTCGCTGACCGGCGCTGGGCTCGACTCTGTGGGTCCGGGCGGGCGGGTGCCGGTGGCGGGGACGCTCGACGAGGTGCGTGGCTCTGGGCACCTGTTCGGTCCGAACTGTCGGTGCTCCACGGGCATCTACGTGCCGGGTGTCTCGAGCACGGGCGTGCAGCGGCCGGACCCTGCCGGGTACGTGGCGCAGCAGGAGCAGCGCGCGCTGGAGCGTGGCATCCGTGAGGCGAAGCGTCGTGAGGCGCTCGCGCTCGACGATGGTGCGCGGGTGGCTGCGGGGCGTCTGGTGCGGGAGCGGCAGGCTTCGCTCCGGGCGCACCTGGTGGCGCACCCGGAGCTGAAGCGTCAGCGGGGCCGTGAGCAGATCGGCCGCGCCATCTAG